Proteins encoded within one genomic window of Mesobacillus subterraneus:
- the ndoA gene encoding type II toxin-antitoxin system endoribonuclease NdoA, translating into MIVKRGDVYFADLSPVVGSEQGGVRPVLVIQNDIGNRFSPTVIIAAITAQIQKAKLPTHVEIDAKRYGFERDSVILLEQIRTIDKQRLTDKITHLDDEMMEKVDEALQVSLGLIEF; encoded by the coding sequence TTGATTGTCAAACGTGGTGACGTCTATTTTGCGGACCTATCCCCAGTTGTTGGTTCAGAGCAAGGCGGAGTTCGTCCTGTCCTGGTCATCCAAAACGACATCGGGAATCGGTTTAGTCCCACAGTCATTATCGCAGCGATCACAGCACAGATCCAAAAAGCCAAGCTTCCAACACACGTAGAAATTGATGCGAAGCGGTACGGTTTTGAACGAGATTCGGTCATCTTATTGGAACAAATACGCACAATTGACAAACAGCGCCTAACCGATAAAATTACCCATCTCGATGACGAAATGATGGAAAAAGTGGATGAAGCCCTTCAGGTAAGTTTAGGTCTTATTGAATTTTAA
- the acpS gene encoding holo-ACP synthase, which produces MIIGTGIDIVEIERIRKLVESQPRFPERVLTEKEREVYRRYNERRGMEFLAGRWAAKEAFSKAKGTGIGKELSFMDIEIESDPNGRPIVTKPYVGGVHLSISHSEQYAIAQVVIEKI; this is translated from the coding sequence ATGATCATCGGAACGGGAATCGATATAGTCGAAATTGAGCGGATCCGCAAGCTGGTTGAATCTCAGCCGCGTTTTCCAGAACGAGTTTTAACGGAAAAAGAAAGGGAAGTTTACAGGCGATATAATGAACGGAGGGGAATGGAATTCCTTGCCGGTCGCTGGGCGGCAAAAGAGGCTTTTTCTAAGGCGAAAGGTACTGGCATCGGCAAGGAATTGTCCTTCATGGATATCGAAATAGAATCCGACCCAAACGGCCGTCCTATTGTGACGAAGCCTTATGTGGGGGGAGTCCACCTCTCCATTTCACACAGTGAACAATACGCTATTGCGCAGGTGGTCATCGAAAAAATTTAA
- a CDS encoding STAS domain-containing protein, whose translation MRIPILKLDDCLLVSIQWELDDQTALQFQEDLLHKIHETSANGVVIDLTSIDFIDSFIAKVLGDVINMSKLMGAIVVITGIQPAVAITLIELGIGLDDVLTALDLEKGLEKLQQELGE comes from the coding sequence GTGAGAATACCTATTCTAAAGCTGGATGATTGTCTGCTAGTTTCCATACAATGGGAGCTTGACGACCAGACAGCTCTTCAATTCCAAGAGGACTTGCTCCATAAGATTCATGAGACAAGTGCCAATGGAGTTGTCATTGATTTAACCTCAATTGACTTCATTGACTCTTTTATCGCAAAGGTTCTTGGGGATGTCATCAATATGTCCAAGCTCATGGGTGCGATTGTAGTCATTACCGGAATCCAGCCTGCTGTTGCCATAACACTAATTGAATTAGGGATCGGCCTTGATGATGTCCTAACTGCATTAGATTTAGAAAAAGGTTTGGAGAAATTACAACAGGAATTGGGGGAATAG
- a CDS encoding PH domain-containing protein: MSDPKRLHPIAAVVNGLRQLKEMIIPFLIFVVFGSRGTDWDLFYFFGSIGVVVLVLVYGVLSWYRFTYRIEQGELRIEYGLIVRKKRYIPFDRIQSLDLSEGILQRLFGLVKVKVETAGSGGMGLQDGEAVLTAITKQDAHAIHDYLVSIKKSGQILQGDEEPQSSDDLLYKMSVSELLMLATTSGGVGVVISAVFAFVFQFEEFIPYEQIFDGVENFVQNGVVFISVVVFIGFLLAWMIALFGTMLKYANFTVRKVDNDLVITRGLLEKRQFTIPLNRIQAVRISENFVRQPLGYASAYVESAGGSALDQESSKVLILPIVKKRKIPGLLEPHLTEYHFRVDLSPAPKRDYSRYLLKGWLFTLPIIIAAIWFLKPWGYAALILLPISALWSYLNYKDAGWSLDQGMLTFRYRNIVKNTVYMRKNKVQSFSVKESFFQRKKNLATVEAIVKSGHGGAGGKVIDLEKKHVDRMYRWYSHETAE; this comes from the coding sequence ATGTCTGATCCGAAAAGGCTGCATCCGATCGCCGCTGTCGTCAATGGATTGCGCCAGCTGAAAGAAATGATCATCCCTTTCCTCATTTTCGTTGTTTTTGGGAGCAGGGGAACGGATTGGGATCTGTTTTACTTCTTTGGTTCCATTGGTGTTGTCGTGCTGGTGTTAGTTTATGGAGTTTTGTCGTGGTACAGATTTACATATCGCATCGAGCAAGGTGAATTGCGTATTGAATATGGATTGATCGTCAGGAAAAAGCGCTATATTCCATTCGACCGGATCCAAAGCCTTGATCTGTCAGAAGGGATTTTACAGCGGCTGTTCGGTCTTGTGAAGGTGAAGGTGGAGACAGCTGGCTCAGGTGGAATGGGACTGCAAGATGGAGAGGCGGTCCTCACGGCGATTACAAAGCAGGATGCACACGCAATCCATGATTATCTGGTATCCATTAAAAAATCAGGCCAAATCCTCCAAGGAGATGAAGAGCCGCAATCATCCGATGACCTTCTATATAAAATGTCGGTTTCAGAGTTATTGATGCTGGCGACTACATCAGGCGGAGTCGGTGTTGTCATTTCCGCTGTGTTTGCGTTCGTATTTCAATTTGAAGAATTCATTCCTTATGAGCAGATATTTGATGGAGTCGAGAACTTTGTCCAAAACGGTGTTGTTTTTATCAGTGTCGTGGTTTTTATCGGTTTCCTGCTTGCTTGGATGATCGCGCTGTTTGGCACGATGCTAAAATACGCTAATTTTACCGTAAGAAAAGTGGATAATGACCTTGTCATCACACGCGGATTGTTGGAAAAGCGCCAGTTTACGATTCCGCTTAATCGAATCCAGGCTGTCCGGATCAGCGAGAATTTCGTCAGGCAGCCTCTAGGCTATGCTTCGGCTTATGTAGAAAGCGCAGGCGGATCGGCATTAGATCAGGAAAGTTCGAAGGTTCTTATTCTGCCAATCGTGAAAAAAAGAAAAATCCCTGGCTTACTTGAACCGCATTTGACTGAGTACCACTTCCGAGTCGATTTATCACCTGCACCCAAACGGGACTACAGCAGATATTTATTGAAAGGATGGCTTTTCACGCTGCCGATCATTATTGCTGCTATCTGGTTTTTGAAGCCATGGGGCTATGCCGCACTGATTCTGCTTCCTATATCGGCATTATGGTCCTACCTTAATTACAAGGACGCGGGCTGGAGCCTTGATCAGGGAATGCTGACCTTTCGATACCGGAATATTGTCAAGAATACAGTGTATATGAGGAAAAATAAAGTCCAGTCCTTCAGCGTCAAAGAAAGCTTTTTTCAGCGGAAAAAGAATCTCGCCACCGTCGAGGCAATTGTTAAATCTGGTCATGGCGGTGCCGGCGGTAAAGTCATTGACCTGGAGAAAAAGCACGTCGACAGGATGTATCGTTGGTATTCGCATGAAACCGCGGAATAA
- a CDS encoding LolA family protein, giving the protein MKKRLLLLLAGLMVVFALAACGTKSQESVVKELDGTLEDLKSYKAKAKMTLQMGTEPQVYDVEIWHKDPSFYRVNLKNAQKDQSQMILRNEEGVFVLTPALNKSFKFQSEWPKNSSQAYLYESLIMDILEDKQAKFSATKEHYVFETKTRYQNNKMLPIQEIKLNKKNLAPVSVKVMDPDRNSLVTVEFSDVKFDASFDKDAFDMKKNMTGAQLEVPVMADVEDKEFTVKYPVAEIPGVTLIDEKEITTENGKRVVLTYDGEKSFTLIQEKADAMPAMSSAIKMTGKPVDLGFTIGAMNETSVSWTHLGVDYMLASTDLSPEELEMVAKSVLADMEK; this is encoded by the coding sequence ATGAAGAAAAGGTTATTGCTGCTTCTCGCCGGGCTCATGGTTGTTTTTGCTCTGGCTGCCTGCGGTACGAAATCACAGGAATCTGTGGTTAAGGAGTTGGATGGAACGCTCGAAGATCTGAAGAGCTACAAGGCCAAGGCAAAGATGACATTGCAAATGGGTACCGAGCCGCAAGTGTATGATGTGGAGATTTGGCATAAAGATCCGTCATTTTACCGCGTGAACTTAAAGAATGCCCAGAAGGACCAGAGCCAGATGATCCTCAGGAATGAAGAAGGAGTTTTTGTTCTGACGCCTGCCCTTAACAAAAGCTTCAAATTCCAGAGCGAATGGCCGAAAAACAGCAGCCAGGCGTACCTTTACGAATCTTTAATCATGGATATTCTCGAGGATAAGCAAGCAAAATTCTCGGCGACGAAGGAACATTATGTGTTCGAAACGAAAACAAGATATCAGAACAACAAAATGCTTCCGATCCAGGAAATCAAGCTGAACAAAAAGAACCTGGCGCCAGTCAGCGTCAAGGTGATGGACCCTGACCGGAATTCGCTCGTTACGGTTGAATTCTCCGATGTAAAATTCGACGCAAGCTTTGACAAAGATGCGTTTGATATGAAGAAAAACATGACAGGTGCACAGCTTGAGGTACCGGTTATGGCGGATGTAGAAGATAAAGAATTCACTGTGAAATATCCAGTCGCAGAAATTCCAGGCGTGACTTTAATTGATGAAAAGGAAATCACGACAGAGAACGGAAAGCGCGTGGTACTCACATATGACGGTGAAAAATCCTTCACGCTGATCCAGGAGAAAGCAGACGCGATGCCTGCAATGTCATCTGCGATCAAGATGACAGGAAAGCCAGTCGATCTTGGGTTCACAATTGGTGCGATGAATGAAACCTCAGTTTCATGGACCCACCTTGGAGTCGATTATATGCTGGCTTCAACAGATCTATCACCAGAAGAATTGGAAATGGTAGCTAAATCGGTATTGGCTGATATGGAAAAATAA
- the alr gene encoding alanine racemase, translated as MEEQGFFYRDTWDEVDLDRVKRNVKEIKGHLPEDVEFIAVVKANAYGHGDSQVAEAALKAGASMLAVAFMDEALALRKKGITAPILVLGASRPEDVNIAAEEGIILTVFQEEWLARAQDVLKKDSTLMLHIKIDTGMGRIGIRSVEELKAAERLIEEDERLQLHGIYTHYATADELDDAYFNKQLALFREMLSSMEKQPSVVHSSNSAAALMHEEAQFNAVRVGIAMYGLPPSMEIQPELPVDLQEAFTLHSRLVHVKKLEKGEKVSYGATYEAPEEIWVGTLPIGYADGWIRRLQGQEVLVDGKRSPIIGRICMDQCMVKLPNEVPVGTIATLIGSQGEETISINEIASKLETINYEVPCIISSRVPRLYRQDGKVVDLNNSLL; from the coding sequence TTGGAGGAGCAAGGATTTTTTTACCGTGATACATGGGACGAAGTTGACCTGGATCGAGTCAAAAGAAATGTAAAAGAGATCAAGGGGCATCTGCCTGAAGATGTTGAATTTATTGCAGTTGTGAAAGCCAATGCCTACGGACACGGAGATTCGCAGGTGGCCGAGGCGGCATTGAAAGCGGGAGCATCCATGCTTGCGGTGGCGTTCATGGATGAGGCACTCGCGTTAAGGAAAAAAGGGATTACTGCTCCGATTCTTGTACTTGGTGCAAGCAGACCAGAGGATGTGAATATCGCCGCTGAAGAAGGGATCATTCTGACCGTTTTCCAGGAGGAATGGCTGGCGAGAGCGCAAGATGTACTGAAAAAGGATTCAACCCTTATGCTTCATATAAAAATAGATACAGGAATGGGACGGATAGGGATTCGGTCAGTTGAGGAATTGAAGGCAGCAGAAAGACTGATTGAAGAAGATGAGAGGTTACAGCTTCATGGAATCTACACTCACTACGCAACAGCGGATGAATTAGATGATGCGTATTTTAACAAGCAGCTCGCATTGTTCCGGGAAATGCTCAGCTCAATGGAAAAGCAGCCATCTGTTGTACACAGCAGCAATAGTGCTGCAGCCCTGATGCATGAAGAAGCACAGTTCAATGCTGTTAGAGTAGGAATCGCCATGTATGGACTGCCGCCATCAATGGAAATACAACCGGAGTTACCCGTTGATTTGCAGGAAGCGTTCACGCTCCATTCGCGTCTCGTGCATGTGAAGAAGCTGGAAAAAGGTGAAAAAGTCAGCTACGGAGCAACCTATGAAGCGCCAGAAGAAATTTGGGTAGGGACGCTCCCAATTGGGTATGCTGATGGATGGATACGCAGACTTCAAGGGCAGGAAGTGCTGGTTGATGGCAAAAGATCGCCCATCATAGGGCGTATTTGCATGGATCAATGCATGGTGAAGCTTCCGAATGAAGTTCCGGTGGGGACAATCGCGACCCTGATTGGCAGCCAGGGAGAAGAGACAATCTCGATCAATGAGATTGCCAGCAAGCTAGAAACAATCAACTACGAAGTCCCATGCATCATTTCTTCTAGAGTCCCGCGTCTGTACAGGCAGGACGGCAAAGTAGTCGATTTAAACAATTCGCTGTTATAA
- a CDS encoding CopG family ribbon-helix-helix protein yields the protein MSESSATTEILVKLPQHLLSELDGFVKQENVNRSEFIYQATKMFLREKKKRQIRESMRRGYMEMVKINLTIASEAFQAEYEAEHTVERLVSGG from the coding sequence GTGTCTGAATCCAGCGCAACAACGGAGATTTTGGTAAAGTTACCGCAGCATCTTTTAAGTGAACTAGATGGATTTGTTAAGCAAGAGAACGTAAACCGCAGCGAATTTATTTATCAGGCTACAAAAATGTTCTTGCGTGAGAAGAAAAAGAGACAAATTCGTGAATCCATGAGACGTGGCTATATGGAAATGGTCAAAATTAATCTGACCATTGCATCTGAAGCATTTCAAGCAGAATACGAGGCAGAACACACAGTTGAACGTCTAGTCAGCGGAGGATAA
- the rsbW gene encoding anti-sigma B factor RsbW, with product MNQSFDYIEMKIPAKPEFVGVIRLTLSGIASRMGFSYDEIEDLKIATSEACTNAVQHAYQNNENGEVIIGFGLYEDKLEVMVADNGQSFDFHSARQGLGPYDQNSSVEFLREGGLGLYLIETLMDEVRIHHKEGVTVFMTKYREGEQVERDAETIST from the coding sequence ATGAACCAGTCATTTGACTATATTGAAATGAAAATCCCGGCTAAACCAGAATTCGTGGGTGTCATTCGTTTGACTCTTTCTGGTATTGCTAGCCGCATGGGATTTTCCTACGACGAAATTGAAGATCTGAAAATCGCTACGAGTGAAGCTTGTACAAACGCTGTGCAGCATGCCTATCAAAACAATGAGAACGGCGAAGTCATCATCGGTTTTGGACTATATGAAGACAAGCTTGAAGTTATGGTTGCGGATAATGGCCAGAGCTTTGATTTCCATTCAGCGCGCCAGGGGCTTGGTCCGTATGACCAGAATAGTTCTGTAGAATTCCTTCGCGAAGGAGGCTTGGGACTGTATCTGATCGAAACCTTGATGGACGAGGTTCGAATTCATCACAAAGAGGGCGTCACGGTCTTTATGACCAAGTACCGAGAAGGAGAGCAGGTGGAGAGAGATGCAGAGACAATCTCAACCTAA
- a CDS encoding PP2C family protein-serine/threonine phosphatase, whose translation MDFREMMESKYRDILDNYIKEQSEQALYAGQKFSRKSIEHKIAPEEIISVHKSLLLEMYPELPEDIMHSFDILLEVMIGYGIAYREHQSLRHQQEELRSEMEIAANVQQTLLGTKIPAVPGIDIGAISVPARHMNGDYFHFVQDENNNISVAIADVIGKGIPAALCMSMIKYAMDSLPENRLDPSSILENLNRVVEQNVDPSMFITMFYGMFNPSNNIFYYASAGHEPGFYYDSKKKEFSELVARGLLLGVDKRTKYIQYEKEILPGDMVILMSDGVTECRTEEGFIEKETLIGYINKYIHLNAQEIVNNIFRELEKLQHFQLRDDFTLIILKRDV comes from the coding sequence ATGGATTTCCGAGAAATGATGGAATCAAAGTATCGGGATATTCTTGACAATTATATTAAAGAGCAATCAGAACAGGCTTTGTATGCAGGGCAGAAATTCAGCCGGAAGTCGATTGAGCACAAAATCGCGCCGGAAGAAATCATCAGTGTGCATAAAAGCTTGCTTCTGGAGATGTATCCTGAACTTCCGGAAGATATTATGCATTCCTTTGATATCCTCCTTGAGGTGATGATTGGCTATGGTATTGCTTATCGAGAGCACCAAAGCTTAAGGCATCAGCAAGAGGAGTTAAGATCAGAAATGGAGATTGCCGCCAATGTTCAGCAAACCTTGCTTGGTACGAAAATCCCGGCAGTACCTGGCATTGATATCGGGGCAATAAGCGTTCCCGCTAGGCATATGAACGGTGATTACTTCCATTTTGTCCAGGATGAGAACAATAATATCAGTGTTGCAATCGCTGATGTCATCGGGAAAGGAATTCCGGCAGCGCTTTGTATGTCCATGATTAAGTATGCGATGGACAGCCTGCCAGAAAACCGGCTTGATCCGAGCAGCATCCTGGAAAACCTGAACAGAGTCGTTGAGCAGAATGTCGATCCAAGCATGTTCATCACGATGTTCTACGGAATGTTCAATCCTTCCAATAATATCTTCTATTATGCATCCGCAGGGCATGAGCCAGGCTTCTATTACGATTCCAAAAAGAAGGAATTCTCAGAGTTAGTCGCAAGAGGCTTACTGTTAGGAGTGGACAAGCGGACGAAGTATATCCAGTATGAGAAAGAAATACTTCCTGGGGATATGGTGATCCTGATGTCTGACGGAGTAACAGAATGCAGGACAGAAGAAGGGTTCATTGAGAAGGAAACATTAATCGGATATATAAATAAATATATTCACTTAAATGCTCAGGAAATTGTCAATAATATCTTTAGGGAACTTGAAAAACTTCAGCACTTCCAATTGCGGGATGATTTTACATTGATCATTTTGAAAAGAGATGTTTAA
- a CDS encoding PP2C family serine/threonine-protein phosphatase — translation MIQQFKDKIELYAYQTIKEGKIECGDSYYYTATDEYFVCVLADGLGSGQYAHEASAAVVSVVEQHHHEDVDTLMKYCNNILVQKRGAAVSIFKVYFETREFVYSCVGNIRFFLYTSNGKLTYPLPVTGYLSGKPQVFHTQRFIYEPQSKFLIYSDGFDNIHGAKTILNGYRSVGAIAEQIKSEYANSMDDATFIVGSLL, via the coding sequence ATGATCCAACAGTTCAAAGACAAAATAGAACTTTATGCTTACCAGACAATCAAAGAAGGTAAAATAGAGTGCGGTGACAGCTATTATTATACAGCTACTGATGAATATTTTGTCTGTGTACTTGCTGATGGATTAGGGTCGGGGCAATATGCCCATGAAGCTTCTGCCGCTGTCGTTTCAGTAGTAGAGCAACACCATCACGAAGACGTAGATACGCTCATGAAATACTGCAACAATATTTTAGTGCAAAAAAGAGGAGCCGCTGTCTCGATCTTCAAAGTCTACTTCGAAACCCGCGAATTTGTATACAGCTGTGTCGGAAATATCCGGTTCTTCCTCTATACCTCAAATGGCAAGCTGACATACCCATTGCCTGTAACAGGTTATCTGTCAGGGAAACCGCAGGTATTTCACACCCAGAGATTCATTTATGAGCCACAGTCAAAATTCCTGATTTACTCAGACGGTTTTGATAATATCCACGGCGCTAAAACGATATTGAATGGGTATCGCTCAGTAGGTGCCATCGCAGAGCAAATTAAAAGTGAATATGCAAACTCAATGGATGATGCAACTTTTATTGTGGGAAGTCTACTTTAG
- the cmpA gene encoding cortex morphogenetic protein CmpA, producing MPVWFQNQMKRAFYEKNRYQIKLLNQCWYFYRNKQNLND from the coding sequence ATGCCTGTCTGGTTTCAGAATCAAATGAAACGAGCCTTCTATGAGAAAAATCGGTATCAAATCAAACTTTTAAACCAATGTTGGTACTTTTATAGAAATAAACAAAATTTAAACGATTAG
- a CDS encoding RsbT co-antagonist protein RsbRA, giving the protein MNKTISKYIQAHKEEILDQWINRTKEEADDRVIRLVSDRVFQSTSKEFIDLIITNFIGTSEEYNERLTDFAEKVVRLGWPLTFVTKGLHTFNLIVFEGLQKEGLVTPENQMDMVYEFDRWSTPMNNEIVSVYSSTWERTVSLQKIALQELSAPLIPVFEGITVMPLVGTIDTERAKQIMENLLKGAVKHRSEVVLIDITGVPVVDTMVAHHIIQAADAVRLIGAKCMLVGIRPEIAQTIVNLGIDLNQFTTKNNLKKGIEAALELTNKKIVSLEGAK; this is encoded by the coding sequence ATGAATAAAACAATTTCTAAGTATATCCAGGCTCATAAAGAAGAAATCCTGGACCAATGGATAAATAGGACGAAGGAAGAAGCAGATGATAGAGTAATCCGTCTTGTTTCGGATCGGGTTTTTCAATCTACAAGCAAGGAATTCATCGATCTGATCATTACGAATTTTATAGGCACGAGCGAAGAATATAATGAAAGGCTGACCGACTTTGCTGAAAAAGTGGTCAGGCTTGGCTGGCCATTGACGTTCGTCACAAAGGGGCTCCATACCTTTAATCTGATTGTGTTTGAAGGCTTGCAAAAAGAGGGGCTCGTCACACCAGAAAATCAGATGGATATGGTGTATGAATTCGATCGTTGGTCAACGCCGATGAACAATGAAATCGTCAGTGTATATTCATCCACATGGGAAAGAACGGTTTCCCTCCAGAAAATTGCCTTGCAGGAGCTTTCGGCGCCGCTCATTCCGGTGTTTGAGGGAATCACGGTAATGCCATTAGTCGGTACGATCGATACCGAGCGTGCAAAGCAAATCATGGAGAATCTGCTTAAGGGGGCAGTGAAACACCGTTCCGAGGTGGTCCTGATCGATATTACAGGCGTTCCGGTTGTAGATACGATGGTTGCCCATCATATCATCCAGGCAGCTGATGCTGTCCGGCTCATCGGTGCCAAGTGCATGCTTGTAGGGATCCGTCCTGAAATTGCACAGACGATTGTGAATCTCGGTATCGACCTGAACCAGTTTACAACGAAGAATAACCTGAAAAAAGGTATAGAAGCAGCTCTAGAGCTGACAAATAAAAAAATCGTTTCATTGGAGGGAGCAAAGTGA
- a CDS encoding anti-sigma regulatory factor yields MDIQSCVTIINEWDIVAARQLGRNVAKELGFGTVDQARITTAISELARNIYLYAGKGQICIDKLYDGGKAGLRINAVDSGPGIKEIRQVMEDGFSTSGGLGASLPGVKRLMDEFDIDSSPGQGTQIKATKWLR; encoded by the coding sequence ATGGACATCCAATCCTGCGTTACGATCATTAACGAATGGGACATCGTCGCAGCTCGCCAGCTTGGCCGGAATGTTGCGAAGGAGCTTGGTTTTGGAACAGTTGACCAGGCGCGAATCACCACCGCCATCAGTGAATTGGCCAGAAATATCTACTTGTACGCCGGAAAAGGGCAGATTTGCATCGATAAATTATATGACGGCGGTAAAGCGGGATTGCGAATCAACGCAGTGGACAGCGGCCCGGGAATAAAAGAAATACGCCAAGTCATGGAAGATGGATTTTCAACATCAGGAGGACTTGGAGCCAGCCTTCCCGGAGTGAAACGTCTTATGGATGAATTCGACATTGACTCATCACCCGGACAAGGAACACAGATTAAAGCGACTAAATGGCTCCGTTAG
- the sigB gene encoding RNA polymerase sigma factor SigB, which translates to MQRQSQPKQRPKEEINKLIKAYQLHEDADAQNELVLHYQNLVETIARKYSKGRSFHEDIFQVGMIGLLVAIRRYDETFGKSFEAFAVPTIIGEIKRFLRDKTWSVHVPRRIKELGPKIKTTVEDLTTHLHRSPRVDEIAEALEVSEEEVLEAMEMGKSYQALSVDHSIEADSDGGTVTLLDIVGNIDEGYEKINQRMVLEKVLHVLSEREKLIIQYTYLDTLSQKEAGDKLGISQMHVSRLQRRAIKKLQEAIHAENNNSEYIT; encoded by the coding sequence ATGCAGAGACAATCTCAACCTAAGCAGAGGCCAAAAGAAGAGATTAATAAATTAATCAAAGCCTACCAGCTGCATGAGGATGCAGACGCCCAAAATGAGCTGGTTCTTCATTATCAAAACCTTGTCGAAACAATCGCCAGAAAATATTCCAAAGGAAGGTCATTTCACGAAGATATCTTCCAGGTTGGGATGATTGGACTTTTAGTGGCCATCCGACGCTATGATGAAACATTTGGCAAAAGCTTTGAGGCATTTGCCGTACCGACCATCATTGGAGAAATCAAAAGATTCTTAAGAGATAAAACGTGGAGTGTCCACGTACCGCGGAGGATAAAGGAGCTTGGTCCAAAAATCAAGACGACTGTCGAAGATTTGACCACACACTTACACCGCTCTCCACGGGTAGATGAAATCGCTGAAGCACTCGAGGTTTCCGAAGAAGAAGTATTGGAAGCTATGGAGATGGGCAAAAGCTACCAGGCCTTATCCGTTGACCATTCAATAGAAGCCGATTCTGATGGAGGAACAGTAACCCTGTTGGACATCGTCGGAAACATTGATGAAGGTTATGAAAAGATCAATCAAAGAATGGTGCTCGAAAAAGTACTGCATGTATTAAGCGAACGCGAAAAGTTAATTATCCAATATACCTACCTTGATACTCTTAGCCAGAAAGAGGCAGGGGACAAGCTTGGTATTTCACAGATGCATGTATCACGACTTCAAAGAAGAGCGATTAAAAAGCTTCAAGAAGCGATCCATGCTGAAAACAACAACTCGGAGTACATTACATGA
- a CDS encoding anti-sigma factor antagonist, translating to MNISIDVKEKESKLAVKVSGEIDAYTAPQLREKLFPLSEKEGVEMVVDLSEVNYMDSTGLGVFVGVFKNVRAHDGEFKIVGLSERLQRLFEITGLADIIDINSQIEGGVQ from the coding sequence ATGAATATTTCGATAGATGTTAAAGAAAAAGAATCAAAGTTAGCAGTTAAAGTAAGCGGCGAAATTGATGCATATACAGCTCCACAGCTTCGTGAAAAGCTTTTCCCTTTGTCCGAAAAAGAGGGCGTAGAGATGGTTGTTGACCTTTCTGAAGTCAATTATATGGATAGTACCGGGCTTGGAGTATTTGTAGGAGTATTCAAGAATGTCCGTGCACATGACGGTGAATTTAAAATCGTTGGGTTGTCCGAACGTTTGCAGAGACTTTTCGAAATCACCGGCTTGGCCGATATTATCGATATAAACAGCCAGATTGAGGGTGGAGTGCAATGA
- a CDS encoding rhomboid family intramembrane serine protease produces MFTRTESLRDFIRLYPVITIIITIHILLYLLTALPIFPSKYLFELLAGVNLYVVNGEYWRLVTPIFMHAGFAHMLFNSFSLVLFAPALEQLLGKTKFILLYLFTGIAANIATLILEPLTYTHVGSSGAIFGLFGFYISIIMFRKTMMSRENSQTIMTIAIIAIVMTFVQSNINITAHIFGMLAGFLTGAATYRR; encoded by the coding sequence ATGTTTACAAGAACTGAAAGCTTGCGTGACTTCATTAGGCTTTACCCGGTAATTACAATAATCATTACCATCCATATCTTATTATACCTGCTGACGGCATTGCCAATTTTTCCGAGTAAATACCTGTTTGAACTTTTAGCAGGTGTGAACCTGTATGTTGTGAACGGCGAGTATTGGCGGCTTGTCACACCCATTTTCATGCATGCAGGGTTTGCGCATATGCTATTCAACAGCTTTTCACTCGTCCTGTTCGCCCCGGCACTCGAGCAGCTGCTTGGGAAAACTAAATTCATCCTGCTCTATCTATTTACAGGAATCGCTGCAAACATCGCCACACTGATCCTTGAGCCGCTGACATATACACATGTTGGCTCAAGCGGGGCAATCTTCGGGCTGTTCGGTTTCTATATTTCTATCATTATGTTCCGAAAAACGATGATGTCCCGTGAAAACTCCCAGACGATTATGACCATCGCCATCATTGCCATAGTGATGACATTCGTCCAATCGAACATCAATATTACTGCTCATATCTTTGGAATGCTCGCAGGCTTCCTGACTGGAGCAGCTACTTACAGAAGATAA